The Cynocephalus volans isolate mCynVol1 chromosome 17, mCynVol1.pri, whole genome shotgun sequence genomic interval TTTAGCAGGATTAGATTAACCTTGATGGACAGACCTGGGGTaaagaaagggggtgggggaggccttCAAAGGACTGTTGTTATGCTTtcgtcattaaaaaaaaaaccaacaaagcTATCCTTTGCAGTTTGCTTATACATTCGAGCTCAATAGCCCTGAAAATCAGAACACTCAGACTGCTCAGGGCGTTGATCTGTTAAAATCAGCTCCGGCTGAATTCGGCTAAACTCCCTCTTTAACCCCCTGCCCTGTCAACCCCATGCCCCTCGCTCTCTCTCCTCGATGAGGAAGATTACTCCTCTCAGATCAGTGAAGGTGCGACTCTTTGGTAAACGTTTATTTTGGACGTGGAGAGATGACGTTCCCCTGAGCAGTCCAGGCTGGCTCTGCCTGGCCTGGCAGCCCGCCCGCCTCCAGCCCAGAGACCTGAGAACTGTTTGTATCTGTTGGTGATGGTTATTCAAGACACAAAATGTCTTTGTCTTGGTATGAATAGCTAAAGGTATTTAGCTATTAAAATGGATGGGAAATACTTGTCTATATTTTCCTGTATGtttgaaacagtaataaaaacattaaaaaaaaaaaaaaaaaagaagactcctGGGGGCAGCCAGCCATAAAGCAGCTGCTGTAGGAAACAAGAGAAGAGCCACCTCACCCTAGCTTTGCCCCAGTGCCCAAGATGCTGCATGGCAGATTTCATTAAAGACCCCAAGCTGGACAAGGGATTTGCTCCCTCCGAGCGGGGAACCAGGGCGTCCCCTGTGCTGCTGTCACCCTGACCTCCCTAGCCTCGTGGCAATACCCTCCCAGACAACATCTCAGAGATGTCCCTGATTACAGCAATGACATTAACTAGAGCAGGAGGACCTGCCCAAGATGTTAGGTAACCACCAGGGATGAGAGCAGGTACTGACAGGTGGACACTGTGGTTAGTGAGTCTTGACCCACCCAATGGCTTCTGTCCCAAGACAAAATTCAGAAATTGATTCCCCAGAGCATTGGATTTAGGGACGCCTCCTATAACTACCTGCCACTTGGGAGGCTGGGCTAGCTCTACTTCCCGGCTGCTTCTCTTCGATTATGGAGGGAGGAGCCAGGCCCTGGAGCacagctctctgctggtcacgtTGTGGCCATCTGCACTGTCTGCAAATTAGTCTGCTGTGGCAGACATAAGCTGACacatgctgtgtgaccctggccaTGCTGCttcacatctctgagcctcagcttccttatccaTCAAAGGCGGACAGTGACAGAACCTCCCCATAAAAAAAAGGTGTGAGGGTTTTATGTGGTAATGCAGAAAGTGTCTGTAGAGTAGCTGAAATGCTCAAAGTGCTCACAGGTGAGCTGTGAATTTACGAACGTTTTCACCGAATATAACATACCTCCAGAATGTGTGCCAGTTCTAAGAGTGCAGACTGACAAGGTTTCACTAAGTGACACACCCACGAGGCAGCATCACCCAGACTAGAAAACAGAGCATGACCTGCCCCCAGACTGTCCTGTGCCCCAAGCAGGCACGGCCGcccgcaccccccacccccggcacGGCCCCCCTCCTTGATTTCTGATGCCACAGAcgagctgtgccctttagatcaTGGAAGCTCCGGTGTGGCCACTTGGAGTCTGGCTTCTGCTCAATGTTGTGTTTGTGAGATTCTCTCACATTGTGATGTGCATCCCTTCCCACCACGCTATAACATTCCAGTACGTGAACACACTGTAACTTATTTATCctttcttctgttgatggacatctgggttgtttccagttgtttgtttgattttttaaattactggcACTTGAGGCTCGTGTTTGTGATGATAACATCAACAGTAGCTGCCGACCCCTGTGGTGGGCTTGGCTCCGAGTACTCCTTGGTTCAGGACCTCGAGGGCAGGACTCAAAATTGTCTGGTAACTGTTGTGTGTGCGCACACAGGTGCATTTTTGGGGGGCTGGGATCATAGTTTTCATTAGATTCTCAAGACATATGTGACCCTTAGAATGGCTagaccagggccgagcccgtggcgcactcgggagagtgtggcgctgggagcccagcgccgctcctgccgcgggttcggatcctatataggaatggccggtgcactcactggctgagtgccggtcacgaaaaagacaaaaaaaaaaaaaaaaaaaaaaaaaagaatggctagACCAAACTAAGGTCCCTAAACTGGGGCGGTACAAGTGATGCCTACTTGGGAGACAGGAAGCGTCTTGTTCCACACTGGCACATCTGCCCAGGTGACCGATCTCACTGTGTGGGAGCTGACTCTGGACAAGGAATCTTGCCTCTCAGTACTGGGAAAATGGGACACCAGGCCCTGCCTGACAGACTGCTGTGAGGATCTGGTGAATGGTCCACATCTGACACACAGAAGCAGCCACCAGCTGTGTCTGTCACCAGATCGTTCTATGTCTTCTTTCAGACTTGGGAGCAGTCACTCAAGAGCAGACCCTGATGGCTGCAGAAAAGCCCCAGACTTGGGAGTTCAGTTATGGCTCAACCACTAAGGAACGTGGTGGCCTTGATTTCATCTGTGAAACGAGAGGAGGAGAACCCGGTCGGGCGCCCCATGAGCACACTTCAGGGGCTCCCCAGCCTGTGGCCGCAGCAGCCTCCTCCCCCGCAGCCGAGGTCTCCTGTAGAGGCTTCACTGAACCGTGCTCTTCAATATGCTTTGGTGAGCAGGATCTGCAAACGTTGACAAGTCTGCTGGCTTAATAAGTATCATTAGCAGAGAGTGCTACTTACTTTCCCAACTTCCCCTTTCCAAGCTGTCAGGCAGCGACCAAGCTGAGGAAGAGTCAGCACTCCCCACCTGGTAGGCCCCTGGGGGCCGTGGCACAGCCCAGAATGGCCTTCCTGGCCCTCAAGAGTCAGCACCCCTCTATTCCACCTCACGCACACAGAGAAATAAGACACCCGGCAAGTCGAACCCAAGTCAGTGAGGGGCGCCTGAGGCTGAGCACAGGCACAGAAAGTGGTTTCAAATGTGAAGGGAGGAAAGGCACATGTGGGGAGGGACTGACGCTTCCAGCCAGTGGGGAGCTCAGAACATCACCTCCTCCCCACTTCAGTGACGCTGTGGTGGCCTGGATGGTGGTACCACCCAGTCTTAGGGATGCTGGTGAAAGCTGGGCTGTCAACGATAAGTGCCAAGGGCAGGGGAGGGGCCTACACACAGCAGGGAAAATGCATGTGCGATGGCCCGTAAGGCCACAGTCTCAGGACACCTCAGGCAGCTGGACACAGACGTTCCTGTAGCAATCCCGCCACTGTTCTGTTCTGCAGAACCCAACTCTGGCCCTGCAGGACAACAGCTTTCACTTCAGCCCTCCACACGTGTATGCAATGGCTTGGAAGACCAGGGAAGAATTACACACCGAAGCAACCTGCCAGAAAGTCTCATGTTGtaaacacttatttatttaaaaaatactacagaGGGGAGATTTGGATTCAAAAAACACAGAGTCATAtacagaaacaaaatgtattggaCCAAGAAAATAAGGGGGGTGGGGACACCAGAGGCATTCCAGAACAGAGAAGAGTGGAGAACTATTTACACATCATTTATAAAAGAGCAAGTCTATAAAAGAGTGTAATACCaagtataaatgtaaaatatagtgGCACATCGtgttaacaaaaagaagagacCAGTACCTCGTGGAAACAGGCAGTCGGGGAGCCTGGTGGGGGGAGGTCGGTCTGCTTTGTCTGCAAGGCCACTGTTGGTGCGGAGCACCTCCCCCAGGCTGGGCAGCACAGCTGTTGGGGGGCAAAGAGGGGATTCGCTGTGAGAACCGCATAAAACAATCCAGAGGAAACCATCtctatcagaaaaataaaacacaagtttAGGTGATTAGTGTAAAAACAGGGCTTGTTTGAGGTTGCTGGCACAAGGAGACACAGGGAGCGGGAGGGTCGTGCTCCCTGGTCCACGCAAGGCCCAGGTGGGTGCCTGCCCTGTCTTCAGTCAGCTGCTCTAGGTCAAGGTCGAGGAGACCCAAGCCCTGCCCCGTGAGTCACAGTCTCCATTCCTCAGCTCCGGTCCTCAGCAGCTGGGGGAGAACACACCAAGGCCCGCTCTTTGAAATACTTTCTGGGGTTTCCTCTGTGGTTTTGACACTCCCTGATGACCCCCACAGAAACATTAGGCTAAGTGTTGCTCgtgataattaaataaaagacatGCACCCAATTTAAGAGAGCAGCCGACACTGGCTTGGCCCTTGGAGCCAGCAGTCCTTTTCCTCCTGTCTGTGCACTGGTGCCCGATGGCAGCTCCGTCTGTATCAGAGGCAGCTGTGCAGAGGAAGAGCTTTGCTTCATGAACTCTGGAGACGAAAGACTGTCTCGGCACAAAGGGGCCTGCAAGAAGCTACTTTGTCATagaggagtgggagaggggaaggggactgGTCAGAAATCAAGACCAAGCAGGGTGCTTGGATGTGGGAAAGGCAGGTTCACCTGGGCCACCGCACACCTAGCCCAGCTGCTCCCCCAGCCAGCCACCGCCTCCCGCTTCCCTGCCCCTGTTCTGCtggggtcagcagcagcagtgaccCTGCCACCTTTAAGACTCTAGCTTTCTTTCCAGGATTTGCAGTGCTCATCACAAGAGAGCAAGAACAAGCTCTGGGACATGGAGGGGAAAGTTGACAAGGACACTACCCACACCTTGGTCTTCTTCAGCTCCCACCTATCTGGGACCCAAAGGCTGGTGGGCTTTAGTGCCCTGTTTCCCCCACATCAAGAGCTGTCCTTCACATGAAGAAATGATGAGAGGCCTCAGCCTTGGGCAGCAGAGGAGGGCAGTGACCCGCTAGTGGCCCTGGCTGTGCACACCTTCCTGAGATGTGGCTCGTGACACATGTTCTCAGCGTACGTGACATGAGGATGGTGAGTACAGGTGCTCGCTCCACTGGGTGGGTGGGGGCAACGCTGCGTAGGCCTTGGTGCAGCTCCTGTTCTTGGGGAAACACAAGAAGGCACAGCCAGGAAGCGGCTCCCCAGAGAGGAGGACAAGCAGGACCGTCCTTGTGGCTGGCCCCAGCTGGCCTGGAGGGCTCAGTCCGAGGTACCAGGTGGTGGGAGCCTGGTGGCCCCTGGCGTGCTGACTGCAGCCCACATGGCAGGAACTCCACAGATAAAATTCCAGGATGCAGGCGGCCcagggagcccaggctggggagagggaggtgcAGGAGGACAGTTGGTGCACGATGTAGGTAGTTGGGCTGGACTCCACGGGGCCCTTGGTTCCGCCTGGCACAGAGCCCTTGGGCCAAGGTCCCAGCTCACTGGTCCTTTGTCAGCCACCGTCATGGGCACAGGCGAGCCCTCATGCACTGCAGGCAGCTCCAGCTGGCTTGACTCCAGGCTTCTGCTACCTCTGCACGATGTCACTGATTTCTTTCACAGAACTGAGGAGCTTGCTGAAGTCCTGAGTGGCTGCCGAGCCACTGCCTGCTGTCGCCGGGCAGATCTGAAGCTCCCGGAGGTTATTCTCCAGTTTGTTGATGGCCTCCCGGAAGGCAAACTTGTTCCGCATCTGCTGGATGGAATCCACGTAGCTCACGCAGAACGTGTAGAGGTTCTTGCCAGCTTCCAGCACCGCACTGTGGCTGGCCATCTGTTCAGAGTTCCTGGAGATGGCGAGGCATAGGGCCTCAGTGCTGTCCAGAACCACGCCCTTGGTGATGGTGCCGCTGGTGATCCGCTCCGGAGGCTGGCGGGTTTTCCGAAGAGACACGCGGGTCGATATGAGAGGGATGAAGGCAGTGGAAGACGGCTGGTCCCCTGCCAGGGCGGAGGGTGCTGATGGCAATGTGGAgggagcaggggtggggctggtggGGGTCCCCGCTGGCTTGGTGGACGACTGTGGCTTTGGTATGGACGGGAGCACAGGCTTTTTGAGGCCCTCTCCTAGCTGGGCAGGTTTGGTGGTGTCACTGTTCACAGCATCCCCAGCCAGACTCGTGGATCTTGCTTTTGTGCTGGCACCTGCCGCCTCCCCAGCCACTTCCTGGCTCGGACCCTGAGAGGGTTTCCCGGCCTTCCCCATGGAGGCCGGGGGCGGGGGCGGTGGGGCGGGCTTGAGCTTGGACAGCTTCCCCTTGTCTCTCCCGGGTGACTCGGAGGGGTGCTTGTGCCTCCTCACTCTGGATTCCTCGGCGGGGGCCTTGCCGGTACCTCCGGCTGTGCCTGTCCCCGCTCTGCTAGTGGGGGGCACTGGCTCAGACGCAGCAGGGGTCCCTAAGGCACTGCCCTTCCCAGTCTCTTCCTTGTGGGGGAGGCCTGAGGAAGGAGCCACCATGACCTGCCGACGGAGGAGTTTTGGGGTCAGGCTGGGAGGGCTGGAGCCTGGGCTGGACTCGGTGGCATCTTTGAAGACTTCGTCAGCGGCTTCCTCGTTCTTCTTCACCAGCCTAGGTGGCGGGGTCACTGTGCCTCTGGTCACCTGGTCAGACCTGTTCTCACTTGCCCGCTTCCGGGGCAGCGCTGGCTTCTCGCTTCTGTGTCCTCCAAATGTGGAGGAGTCGAACTGTCTCCCAGTGGACTGCAAGTCCCGGGGCAGCGTGACTGACCTCCACTCTGTGTCCTTGGCCCCATGGGGCACACAGGAGGCCGAGCAGGACCGCAGGAAGCGCTTGCTGGAGCTGCTGCCACCCTCCTCCTCGCTGGCCGCTAACCGGCTGCTGGTCAGCGTGCTGGACTTCTTCCACAGGTGGGGAGACCGGATGCCCGTGCCCCCGGGCTCCCGGAAAGCTCCATTGGGGACAGCAGCCCCGTTGCTGGGCTTCGGGGACTTGGCCGGCTCGGCCGTGTCCGAGGGGGTGAGGGTAAGCGCCCCGTTGCTGACGTCTCGGCTCTCTTCCTCGCCGGGCCCCCGGCGCTCCGGCTGGCCGTCCATCTCGCGGAAGGAGCTGCTGCGCTTGGGCGGGGTCGGGGCcgtcttcttcttcttcttgatCAAGGCGCTGAACAAGTTGGTCTTTTTGTCTTTGGGGAGAAGGCGCTCGTCCTCGTTCAGGCCGCCATCTGGGGGACCTCGCTCTTTTCGAGGGAGCAGTGGAGACACAGCAGGCTCGTGGTCCACGGGATCTGAAACACAGCGGGAAGCGCTAAGCAACCGCAGACCGAAGGCTCTGGAGTGGCGAGCCTCGGGCTGACGCCACAGGCCTGGGCCTGGTGACCAGCTCTGCCTCCCACTCGCCACAAGGCCCCCACAAGTTCCTTCTCTTCACTCAGCTTCAGCTTTCTCACTATAAAACGGAGGACAGTGGACATGGAGCATTTGCCACAGCTCTGGGCTTGGGATTTCTCAATAAGTGCCATCGCTGCTGTTAGTGTTGTCATTAGGAAAGGCTTAAGTCTGTCTTCTTGAAGACAGAGGAACAAAAGGCTGGGATGGCCCAGGCCTCCTCACCCCCGCACAGGTTTACTTTAAAGCAGAGACCCTCCAGCATTACTCTCTGGTGGGTAAAAACGACAAGGCCAAGCAGGGGTCGGAAGGTGGCAAAGACAGCGAA includes:
- the ABL1 gene encoding tyrosine-protein kinase ABL1 isoform X2, producing the protein MLEICLKLVGCKSKKGLSSSSSCYLEEALQRPVASDFEPQGLSEAARWNSKENLLAGPSENDPNLFVALYDFVASGDNTLSITKGEKLRVLGYNHNGEWCEAQTKNGQGWVPSNYITPVNSLEKHSWYHGPVSRNAAEYLLSSGINGSFLVRESESSPGQRSISLRYEGRVYHYRINTASDGKLYVSSESRFNTLAELVHHHSTVADGLITTLHYPAPKRNKPTVYGVSPNYDKWEMERTDITMKHKLGGGQYGEVYEGVWKKYSLTVAVKTLKEDTMEVEEFLKEAAVMKEIKHPNLVQLLGVCTREPPFYIITEFMTYGNLLDYLRECNRQEVNAVVLLYMATQISSAMEYLEKKNFIHRDLAARNCLVGENHLVKVADFGLSRLMTGDTYTAHAGAKFPIKWTAPESLAYNKFSIKSDVWAFGVLLWEIATYGMSPYPGIDLSQVYELLEKDYRMERPEGCPEKVYELMRACWQWNPSDRPSFAEIHQAFETMFQESSISDEVEKELGKQGIRGAASTLLQAPELPTKTRTSRRAAEHKDASDMPETPHAKGQGESDPVDHEPAVSPLLPRKERGPPDGGLNEDERLLPKDKKTNLFSALIKKKKKTAPTPPKRSSSFREMDGQPERRGPGEEESRDVSNGALTLTPSDTAEPAKSPKPSNGAAVPNGAFREPGGTGIRSPHLWKKSSTLTSSRLAASEEEGGSSSSKRFLRSCSASCVPHGAKDTEWRSVTLPRDLQSTGRQFDSSTFGGHRSEKPALPRKRASENRSDQVTRGTVTPPPRLVKKNEEAADEVFKDATESSPGSSPPSLTPKLLRRQVMVAPSSGLPHKEETGKGSALGTPAASEPVPPTSRAGTGTAGGTGKAPAEESRVRRHKHPSESPGRDKGKLSKLKPAPPPPPPASMGKAGKPSQGPSQEVAGEAAGASTKARSTSLAGDAVNSDTTKPAQLGEGLKKPVLPSIPKPQSSTKPAGTPTSPTPAPSTLPSAPSALAGDQPSSTAFIPLISTRVSLRKTRQPPERITSGTITKGVVLDSTEALCLAISRNSEQMASHSAVLEAGKNLYTFCVSYVDSIQQMRNKFAFREAINKLENNLRELQICPATAGSGSAATQDFSKLLSSVKEISDIVQR
- the ABL1 gene encoding tyrosine-protein kinase ABL1 isoform X3, whose protein sequence is MEALQRPVASDFEPQGLSEAARWNSKENLLAGPSENDPNLFVALYDFVASGDNTLSITKGEKLRVLGYNHNGEWCEAQTKNGQGWVPSNYITPVNSLEKHSWYHGPVSRNAAEYLLSSGINGSFLVRESESSPGQRSISLRYEGRVYHYRINTASDGKLYVSSESRFNTLAELVHHHSTVADGLITTLHYPAPKRNKPTVYGVSPNYDKWEMERTDITMKHKLGGGQYGEVYEGVWKKYSLTVAVKTLKEDTMEVEEFLKEAAVMKEIKHPNLVQLLGVCTREPPFYIITEFMTYGNLLDYLRECNRQEVNAVVLLYMATQISSAMEYLEKKNFIHRDLAARNCLVGENHLVKVADFGLSRLMTGDTYTAHAGAKFPIKWTAPESLAYNKFSIKSDVWAFGVLLWEIATYGMSPYPGIDLSQVYELLEKDYRMERPEGCPEKVYELMRACWQWNPSDRPSFAEIHQAFETMFQESSISDEVEKELGKQGIRGAASTLLQAPELPTKTRTSRRAAEHKDASDMPETPHAKGQGESDPVDHEPAVSPLLPRKERGPPDGGLNEDERLLPKDKKTNLFSALIKKKKKTAPTPPKRSSSFREMDGQPERRGPGEEESRDVSNGALTLTPSDTAEPAKSPKPSNGAAVPNGAFREPGGTGIRSPHLWKKSSTLTSSRLAASEEEGGSSSSKRFLRSCSASCVPHGAKDTEWRSVTLPRDLQSTGRQFDSSTFGGHRSEKPALPRKRASENRSDQVTRGTVTPPPRLVKKNEEAADEVFKDATESSPGSSPPSLTPKLLRRQVMVAPSSGLPHKEETGKGSALGTPAASEPVPPTSRAGTGTAGGTGKAPAEESRVRRHKHPSESPGRDKGKLSKLKPAPPPPPPASMGKAGKPSQGPSQEVAGEAAGASTKARSTSLAGDAVNSDTTKPAQLGEGLKKPVLPSIPKPQSSTKPAGTPTSPTPAPSTLPSAPSALAGDQPSSTAFIPLISTRVSLRKTRQPPERITSGTITKGVVLDSTEALCLAISRNSEQMASHSAVLEAGKNLYTFCVSYVDSIQQMRNKFAFREAINKLENNLRELQICPATAGSGSAATQDFSKLLSSVKEISDIVQR